From the Gammaproteobacteria bacterium genome, one window contains:
- a CDS encoding chloride channel protein has protein sequence MAETTNRLLHLNRGTRLVVLSVLLGVIGALGAQLFLWLLHLSEQALLGTLADHYFLTVEAAHAAGKLPPETHYAWLIPVATTVGGLLSGLLVYGFAPEAEGHGTDAAVRAFHQTGGWIRYRVPLVKTLASAITIGSGGTAGREGPTAQIAAGIGSIIGSLLKLSTDERRYMVLIGMAAGLSAIFKSPLGTAIFAVEVLYSMMAFEGEALIYTLIAASVSYAVTGLFDGFAPLFILPAGIGINGPRELLWFALLGLICGGTSALLPSIFYKLRDGFRAIRIPNHFKPAIGGLILGLMGVFLPGVLGGGYGYIQLGLQGAAGLSVGLLLLLAFGKIVAMALTIGSGGSGGVFAPTLFVGVMLGAALAALLHDLGIPVNEAALAVVGMAAMFAGAARVPIAALVMVTEMTGGYHLVAPAMLAVSISFIVQYALTRRATYPSLYEAQVDTQAESPAHHGSMKTLALSLLHKQGIHFDQSLCFDDLPTLAATKGIPISDSRERLYRLDIPTGSILAGQTIGEVLPTRHSVHVVAIVRGEDEVPPKPDTVLEVGDVLLVKAEEHAIQAFRSAVEAFSQPVSDPQG, from the coding sequence ATGGCGGAAACGACAAACAGGTTGTTGCACCTCAACCGGGGTACGCGTCTCGTGGTATTGAGCGTACTGCTGGGCGTGATCGGAGCATTGGGTGCACAGCTGTTTTTATGGCTGCTGCACCTCAGTGAGCAGGCCCTCCTCGGCACGCTTGCCGATCATTATTTCCTGACGGTAGAGGCGGCACATGCCGCCGGCAAACTGCCACCTGAAACGCATTACGCCTGGCTGATCCCCGTGGCGACCACTGTCGGTGGCCTGCTATCCGGACTGCTGGTGTATGGTTTCGCCCCGGAAGCGGAGGGTCACGGCACGGATGCCGCGGTCAGGGCCTTTCACCAAACCGGTGGCTGGATCCGCTACCGGGTGCCGCTGGTCAAAACCCTGGCCAGCGCCATCACCATCGGCTCCGGCGGCACCGCAGGGCGCGAAGGACCGACGGCCCAGATCGCCGCAGGCATCGGCTCCATTATCGGGTCACTGCTGAAACTATCCACCGACGAGCGCCGCTATATGGTGCTGATCGGTATGGCGGCCGGACTTTCCGCCATCTTCAAGAGCCCGCTCGGTACGGCCATCTTCGCGGTTGAGGTCCTCTATTCGATGATGGCCTTCGAAGGCGAAGCCCTGATCTATACGCTGATTGCGGCATCCGTATCCTACGCCGTCACCGGTTTGTTCGACGGCTTTGCACCGCTATTCATTCTCCCCGCGGGGATCGGCATCAACGGCCCTCGCGAACTGCTGTGGTTCGCCCTGCTGGGACTCATCTGCGGCGGAACCAGCGCCCTGCTGCCCAGCATCTTTTACAAACTGAGGGACGGCTTTCGCGCCATCCGCATCCCGAACCATTTCAAGCCCGCGATCGGCGGGCTGATCCTGGGTCTGATGGGCGTTTTCCTTCCCGGGGTATTGGGCGGAGGCTATGGCTATATCCAGCTTGGACTTCAGGGCGCGGCGGGCCTGAGCGTAGGTCTTTTGCTCCTGCTCGCCTTCGGCAAGATCGTCGCCATGGCTCTCACCATCGGTTCAGGTGGATCGGGCGGTGTGTTCGCCCCCACGCTGTTCGTGGGCGTCATGCTGGGCGCAGCCCTGGCCGCGCTGCTGCATGATCTCGGTATCCCGGTTAACGAAGCCGCACTCGCCGTGGTGGGCATGGCCGCGATGTTCGCCGGCGCGGCGCGGGTACCGATCGCAGCACTGGTCATGGTGACCGAGATGACCGGCGGCTATCATCTGGTGGCGCCCGCCATGCTGGCGGTTTCCATCAGCTTTATCGTCCAGTACGCGCTCACCCGTCGCGCTACCTACCCCTCTCTTTACGAGGCCCAGGTGGACACCCAGGCAGAAAGCCCCGCCCACCATGGCAGCATGAAGACGCTGGCACTCAGTCTGCTGCACAAGCAGGGCATTCACTTCGATCAATCCCTGTGTTTCGACGACCTCCCCACCCTGGCGGCCACCAAGGGCATCCCCATCAGCGACAGCCGGGAACGCCTATATCGCCTGGACATTCCGACAGGCTCGATACTGGCCGGGCAGACCATCGGCGAGGTGCTGCCCACCCGACACAGCGTGCACGTCGTCGCCATCGTGCGCGGCGAGGATGAAGTCCCCCCCAAACCGGATACGGTGCTGGAAGTCGGTGACGTGCTGCTCGTCAAAGCAGAGGAGCATGCCATCCAGGCGTTTCGCTCCGCGGTAGAGGCGTTCTCGCAGCCGGTCTCCGATCCCCAGGGGTAG
- the zntB gene encoding zinc transporter ZntB, producing MDLPQGFRLAYLLDGKGRGRRLSWVEVQDWQPEDGLIWVHLDYSDPSIQTWIREESGLDDVICEALLAEETRPRSTPFQDGLMLTLRGVNLNPESDPEDMVAIRLWAEQGRIISTHRRRLLSVDELTQALERGLGPVDTSEFLASLADHLVDNMAGVMENIEDATAELEDRVLSEQGSELRLALSHLRRQAIVLRRYLAPQRDAVAHLQAERIPWLTEKDRLLLREVGDRIVRYVEDLDTVRERATITHEELVSRLSEQLNRRIYILSIVAALFLPLSFLTGLFGVNLGGIPGQSDHAGFAWLIAGLVVTVGIQIWLLRKYRWF from the coding sequence GTGGACTTGCCACAGGGTTTCCGGCTCGCCTACCTGCTCGACGGCAAAGGCCGCGGCCGGCGCCTGAGCTGGGTCGAGGTCCAGGACTGGCAGCCGGAGGACGGCCTGATCTGGGTTCACCTGGATTACAGCGACCCCTCGATCCAGACCTGGATTCGTGAGGAGAGCGGCCTCGACGATGTCATCTGCGAGGCCCTGCTGGCCGAAGAGACCCGCCCGCGCAGCACCCCCTTCCAGGACGGCCTGATGCTGACCCTGCGCGGCGTGAACCTGAACCCCGAATCCGACCCCGAGGACATGGTCGCCATCCGGCTGTGGGCAGAGCAAGGCCGCATCATCAGCACCCACCGCCGCCGCCTGCTGAGCGTCGACGAACTCACCCAGGCATTGGAGCGGGGCCTCGGCCCGGTGGACACCAGCGAATTTCTCGCCTCACTGGCGGATCATCTGGTGGACAACATGGCCGGGGTGATGGAAAACATCGAGGACGCCACCGCCGAACTAGAGGACCGCGTGTTGTCGGAGCAGGGGTCGGAACTGCGCCTCGCCCTCTCCCATCTGCGCCGCCAGGCCATCGTCCTGCGCCGTTATCTGGCCCCGCAGCGGGACGCCGTGGCGCACCTGCAGGCGGAGCGCATCCCCTGGCTGACGGAAAAGGACCGGCTGCTGCTGCGCGAGGTGGGCGACCGCATCGTGCGTTACGTCGAGGACCTCGACACCGTGCGCGAACGCGCCACCATCACCCACGAGGAACTCGTCAGCCGGCTGTCGGAACAGCTCAACCGCCGCATTTACATCTTGTCCATCGTTGCAGCGCTGTTTCTGCCCTTGAGCTTTCTCACCGGCCTGTTCGGCGTGAACCTGGGCGGCATCCCCGGTCAAAGCGACCATGCCGGCTTCGCCTGGCTGATCGCCGGCCTGGTCGTCACCGTGGGCATCCAGATCTGGCTGCTGCGCAAGTACCGCTGGTTCTAG